From a region of the Pogona vitticeps strain Pit_001003342236 chromosome 7, PviZW2.1, whole genome shotgun sequence genome:
- the LOC140701781 gene encoding actin-like encodes MSFRSSRSKSAGPSQKRSPGSSKSRSPGPRIATPGSRTSSRERGGTTARSRTPERAQKVIKTGAVVIDTGTGTCKAGFAGQQTPQAVIETVVGYPTEKSMRTRRDRPDTFVGECARLETDVDIILPLRNGIIVDWEAVEVLWRHLFNHDLKAAPEEHALLLSDPPLCPTINREKLVEVVFESLNSPVMYVAYQSVLSVYAHGKISGLVVDTGYAVTHTVPVHQGHNLMVATPKYNSLKYADDTTLMAESEEELKNLVMRVKESAKTV; translated from the coding sequence ATGTCCTTCAGAAGTTCCAGGTCAAAAAGCGCAGGACCTTCCCAAAAAAGGAGTCCTGGATCCTCAAAATCCAGGAGCCCGGGGCCAAGAATAGCAACCCCTGGATCTCGGACATCTTCCAGAGAACGAGGTGGTACCACAGCGAGGTCTAGGACTCCGGAAAGAGCCCAAAAGGTCATCAAAACAGGAGCCGTGGTGATAGATACAGGGACCGGGACCTGTAAAGCCGGGTTTGCAGGGCAACAGACCCCTCAGGCAGTTATCGAGACGGTGGTTGGGTACCCCACAGAGAAGTCCATGAGAACAAGAAGAGACCGACCAGATACCTTTGTCGGGGAGTGCGCCCGGTTGGAGACCGATGTAGACATAATTTTGCCTCTCAGAAATGGCATCATCGTTGACTGGGAAGCCGTGGAGGTTTTGTGGAGGCATCTCTTCAACCATGACCTCAAGGCCGCCCCAGAAGAACACGCCCTGCTCCTGTCTGACCCTCCTCTCTGCCCAACAATCAACCGGGAGAAGCTGGTGGAGGTAGTCTTTGAGTCCCTCAACTCTCCGGTGATGTACGTGGCTTATCAGTCCGTCCTCTCCGTCTATGCCCATGGCAAAATCAGTGGGCTGGTGGTCGACACCGGCTACGCTGTGACGCACACTGTCCCGGTCCACCAAGGACACAATTTGATGGTCGCTACCCCGAAATACAACagcctcaaatatgcagatgataccaccctgatggcagaaagtgaggaggaattaaagaaccttgtaatgagggtgaaagagagcgcaaaaacggtatga
- the MEX3D gene encoding RNA-binding protein MEX3D: protein MQEEEEEEGQALGPGGGGGEEESARGGISPSPEGSPEEEPPPPRAEQPPGGEAMPSALYQPPLGGGEGPRCPPPGLGGLPGPQRLPPGGYGRGGLPGSLGSAAGRLRADDAQPGRKPPPPPPPLVLPLLPPPPPPLPPSSSSSSCSPPLLQELPPDAPRDPAAALRLALDQLARLGFQEEQEAEEEEEEEEEGRGRGRGEAEGGRRSRGGGGGAPPEEEEARKSARGAAGPLGEEEEEEEEDARMEAREAGGLDHFAFPAAGGGMLLRPPPPRDGEGSPPASPAPLLGGLPPHLGGGPGRVPLPPPPPPPPWPPQHPLLAGPLAPHKRSVNMTECVPVPSSEHVAEIVGRQGCKIKALRAKTNTYIKTPVRGEEPVFIVTGRKEDVEMAKREILSAAEHFSMIRATRNRVNGVTGSVLGPPNLLGQTTIQVRVPYRVVGLVVGPKGATIKRIQQQTHTYIVTPSRDKEPVFEVTGMPENVDRAREEIEAHITMRTGAFIDVNTENDFHSNGTDVCLDLLGGGPSGLWSKAPNPTRRTLPSQRNDNLSSLGTSVSATELYFEGAPRSPFDSNSSFPFSEPPTSLLGSEDCDFGFDFLALDLTTPANIWSPFESPTNPLQAFGSSSSSSINGTSQRRHSSFSGTTTPSHSPTLPESTAALEHPLVRRIQSDPVSALPWLPSQGSLSSFSNSTGYSSSSSLPSSISGASGSPTDSSSSDGACKNSRECMVCFESEVIAALVPCGHNLFCMECAMRICGRPDPECPACHTPATQAIHIFS from the exons atgcaggaggaagaggaggaggaaggccaggcGCTGGgacccggaggaggaggaggcgaggagGAGTCAGCCCGGGGTGGCATCAGCCCAAGCCCCGAAGGAAGCCCCGAAGAGGAGCCGCCTCCGCCTCGGGCGGAGCAGCCTCCGGGAGGGGAGGCCATGCCCAGCGCCCTGTACCAGCCCCCCTTGGGCGGAGGGGAAGGCCCCCGCTGCCCTCCCCCGGGCCTCGGGGGGCTGCCGGGTCCCCAGCGCCTGCCGCCGGGGGGCTACGGCCGCGGCGGTCTCCCGGGGAGCTTGGGCTCGGCCGCCGGGCGGCTCCGAGCAGACGATGCCCAGCCGGGcaggaagccgccgccgccgccgccgcctcttgtgctgcctcttcttcctcctcctcctcctcctcttcctccctcctcctcctcctcctcctgctccccgCCTCTTCTGCAAGAGCTGCCCCCCGACGCCCCCCGGGACCCCGCCGCCGCCCTCCGCCTCGCCTTGGACCAGCTTGCCCGGCTGGGCTTCCAGGAGGAGCAagaagcggaggaggaggaggaggaggaggaggaaggccgggggaggggcaggggagaggCGGAGGGTGGCagaagaagcagaggaggaggaggaggagccccgcCCGAGGAAGAGGAGGCGAGGAAGAGCGCCCGGGGGGCCGCCGGACCCctgggcgaggaggaggaggaggaggaggaggatgcgaGGATGGAGGCGCGGGAGGCAGGCGGGCTGGACCACTTCGCCTTCCCCGCCGCGGGCGGAGGGATGCTCCtgcggccgccgccgccccgggaCGGGGAGGGCAGCCCGCCGGCCTCCCCGGCCCCGCTCTTGGGGGGCCTCCCGCCCCACCTGGGAGGGGGCCCCGGCCGGGtccccctcccgcccccgcccccgcctccCCCCTGGCCTCCGCAGCACCCCCTGCTGGCCGGGCCGCTGGCCCCCCACAAGCGGAGCGTCAACATGACCGAATGCGTCCCGGTGCCCAGCTCGGAGCACGTGGCGGAGATCGTGGGCCGGcaag GTTGCAAGATCAAAGCTCTGCGGGCAAAAACCAACACCTACATCAAGACGCCGGTGAGAGGCGAGGAGCCCGTTTTCATTGTGACAGGACGCAAAGAGGATGTGGAGATGGCGAAGCGGGAGATCCTCTCGGCGGCGGAACACTTCTCTATGATCCGGGCCACGCGCAACAGAGTCAATGGGGTGACGGGCTCGGTCTTGGGCCCTCCGAACCTGCTAGGGCAGACCACCATCCAGGTCCGTGTCCCTTACCGGGTGGTCGGGCTCGTGGTGGGACCGAAAGGGGCCACGATCAAGCGCATCCAGCAGCAGACCCACACTTATATCGTCACTCCGAGCCGAGATAAAGAGCCGGTCTTCGAGGTGACCGGCATGCCGGAGAATGTCGATCGGGCCCGAGAGGAAATCGAAGCTCACATCACCATGAGGACGGGCGCCTTCATCGATGTCAACACCGAGAACGATTTCCATTCCAATGGCACCGATGTCTGCCTGGATTTACTGGGGGGCGGCCCCTCAGGTCTCTGGTCCAAAGCGCCGAATCCTACCCGGCGGACACTCCCCAGCCAGCGCAACGATAACCTCAGCTCTTTGGGCACCTCTGTGTCGGCCACCGAACTTTACTTCGAGGGAGCTCCCCGCAGCCCCTTCGATTccaatagcagcttcccattcagTGAGCCCCCGACGTCTCTGCTGGGCTCCGAGGATTGCGATTTCGGGTTCGACTTCCTGGCCTTAGATCTCACCACGCCAGCCAATATCTGGTCTCCGTTCGAATCCCCCACTAATCCGCTCCAGGCCTTCGGCAgcagttcctcctcctccatcaacGGCACCTCCCAACGGCGCCACAGCAGCTTCAGCGGCACCACCACACCAAGCCATTCACCCACCCTCCCTGAGAGCACCGCGGCATTAGAACACCCGTTGGTCCGCCGGATCCAGAGCGACCCCGTCAGCGCCCTGCCGTGGCTGCCATCCCAAGGCTCTTTGTCTTCATTCTCCAACAGCACTGGCtactcttcatcctcctccttacCGAGCAGCATCTCGGGTGCTTCGGGCTCCCCGACGGATTCGAGCAGTTCTGATGGGGCCTGCAAAAACTCACGCGAGTGCATGGTGTGCTTCGAAAGCGAGGTGATCGCTGCCTTGGTCCCCTGTGGCCACAACCTCTTCTGCATGGAATGCGCCATGCGCATCTGCGGACGCCCCGACCCGGAGTGCCCTGCCTGCCACACCCCGGCAACACAAGCCATCCACATTTTCTCGTAG